From the genome of Amycolatopsis sp. NBC_01488, one region includes:
- a CDS encoding ATP-binding protein: MGKAGVTGGRGNLPAETTSFVGRKSEVAEVKHLLTRARLVTLTGVGGVGKTRLAVQTAAGLSRAFPDGAWLVELAGLRDPALVAHTVLEALGVHDETGRTAAAVLAEHLRDRRLLVILDNCEHVLDACATLAHDLLRAAPGLRLLATSRERLALAAEHLWPVSPLPLPEAGRTLPGGAWLRYPALTLFAERAAAVQPGFSVTAENQEHVARVCRLLAGIPLAIELAAVRLRVLTLAELESGLGDCFRLPGTVKRGGEPRHQTLLAAIDWSFALCSPAERLLWARTSVFAGGFDLAAAERVCAGEDVRAGLAGLVEKSVLVREAGRFRLLEPLRQFGRDKLTESGEADAVLRSMRDHYLELAVRSERKWFGPEQAETFDRTRLEHANLRASLDYSLTTPGEVETGLRLASTLWFYWAGCGVFGEGRHWLDRALELFPEPGASRAKALWVNGYVATLQGDNAGAIAMLEECRAYAVSAGDEVALAYATHRLGCNLLVGDDVGDAKALFEEAQARYRELGELNSNVMLAGIELAIASIFLGDLDRAGELCEEACATGVAHGEQWARAYAIFVQALVALGRGDFRRAAEHGRHCLRVKRKFHDLLGIVLAIEALAWTEAARGHWEPAATMLGSAQPIWAAVGFPMFGSRYFGAPHGECEKSARRGLGESAFEAAFRRGCEFGLEEAIAYALGDTTPSPAPGPSRSTPLTDREREVVLLIADGRSNQEIADKLVISRRTAEGHVNRILRKLDFDSRSQVAAWAARVSRL, encoded by the coding sequence GTGGGCAAGGCCGGCGTGACGGGTGGGAGGGGCAACCTGCCCGCGGAGACCACGAGCTTCGTGGGACGCAAGTCCGAGGTGGCCGAGGTCAAGCACCTGCTGACCCGCGCGCGGCTGGTCACGCTGACCGGCGTGGGCGGCGTCGGCAAGACGAGGCTGGCCGTGCAGACCGCCGCCGGGCTGTCCCGCGCGTTCCCCGACGGCGCCTGGCTGGTCGAGCTCGCCGGGCTCCGGGACCCGGCGCTGGTCGCGCACACCGTGCTCGAGGCACTGGGCGTCCACGACGAAACCGGCCGCACGGCCGCGGCGGTGCTGGCCGAGCACCTGCGGGACCGGCGGCTGCTGGTGATCCTGGACAACTGCGAGCACGTCCTCGACGCCTGCGCCACGCTGGCGCACGACCTGCTGCGGGCCGCGCCCGGGCTGCGGCTGCTCGCGACCAGCCGGGAACGGCTCGCGCTGGCCGCCGAGCACCTGTGGCCGGTCTCCCCGCTGCCGCTGCCCGAGGCCGGCCGCACGCTGCCCGGCGGGGCCTGGCTGCGCTACCCGGCGTTGACGCTGTTCGCCGAGCGCGCGGCCGCCGTCCAGCCCGGGTTCTCCGTCACCGCCGAGAACCAGGAGCACGTGGCGCGGGTGTGCCGGCTGCTGGCGGGCATCCCGCTGGCGATCGAGCTGGCGGCCGTGCGGCTGCGGGTGCTGACGCTGGCGGAGCTGGAGTCCGGGCTGGGCGACTGCTTCCGGCTGCCCGGCACGGTGAAGCGCGGCGGCGAGCCCCGGCACCAGACGCTGCTGGCCGCGATCGACTGGAGCTTCGCGCTGTGCAGCCCGGCCGAACGGCTCCTGTGGGCCCGGACGTCGGTGTTCGCCGGCGGCTTCGACCTGGCCGCGGCCGAGCGCGTCTGCGCGGGCGAGGACGTCCGCGCCGGGCTCGCCGGGCTGGTGGAGAAGTCGGTGCTGGTCCGCGAGGCCGGGCGGTTCCGGTTGCTGGAGCCGCTGCGGCAGTTCGGCCGGGACAAGCTGACCGAGTCGGGGGAGGCGGACGCGGTCCTGCGGTCCATGCGGGACCACTACCTCGAGCTGGCGGTGCGCAGTGAACGGAAGTGGTTCGGGCCGGAGCAGGCGGAGACCTTCGACCGGACGCGCCTGGAGCACGCGAACCTGCGGGCTTCCCTGGACTACAGCCTGACGACGCCGGGCGAGGTCGAGACCGGCCTCCGGCTCGCGTCGACGCTCTGGTTCTACTGGGCGGGCTGCGGGGTGTTCGGCGAAGGACGGCACTGGCTCGACCGCGCGCTCGAGCTGTTCCCCGAACCGGGTGCTTCGCGGGCGAAAGCGTTGTGGGTCAACGGTTATGTCGCGACGCTGCAGGGCGACAACGCCGGCGCGATCGCGATGCTGGAGGAGTGCCGCGCGTACGCGGTGAGCGCGGGCGACGAGGTGGCGCTGGCGTACGCGACGCACCGGCTCGGCTGCAACCTGCTGGTCGGCGACGACGTCGGCGACGCGAAGGCGCTGTTCGAGGAGGCCCAGGCCCGCTACCGGGAGCTCGGGGAGCTCAACAGCAACGTGATGCTGGCCGGCATCGAGCTGGCGATCGCGTCGATCTTCCTGGGCGACCTCGACCGCGCGGGCGAGCTGTGCGAAGAAGCGTGCGCGACGGGCGTCGCCCACGGCGAGCAGTGGGCGCGGGCGTACGCGATCTTCGTCCAGGCCCTGGTCGCCCTGGGCCGCGGCGACTTCCGCCGTGCGGCCGAGCACGGGCGGCACTGCCTGCGCGTCAAGCGGAAGTTCCACGACCTGCTGGGCATCGTCCTGGCGATCGAGGCCCTGGCCTGGACCGAAGCGGCCCGCGGCCACTGGGAGCCGGCGGCGACGATGCTCGGGTCCGCCCAGCCGATCTGGGCCGCGGTCGGGTTCCCGATGTTCGGGTCGCGGTACTTCGGCGCCCCGCACGGAGAGTGCGAGAAGTCGGCCCGCCGGGGACTGGGGGAGAGCGCGTTCGAGGCGGCCTTCCGCCGGGGATGCGAGTTCGGCCTGGAGGAAGCGATCGCGTACGCACTGGGCGACACGACGCCGTCCCCCGCCCCTGGCCCGTCGCGGTCGACGCCGTTGACGGACCGGGAGCGCGAAGTCGTCCTGCTGATCGCGGACGGCCGCTCCAACCAGGAGATCGCGGACAAGCTGGTCATCTCCCGCCGGACCGCGGAGGGCCACGTGAACCGGATCCTGCGCAAGCTGGACTTCGATTCGCGCAGCCAGGTCGCCGCGTGGGCGGCCCGGGTGTCGCGGCTCTAG